In Candidatus Manganitrophus noduliformans, the sequence CTCCAGCCGGGGAGATCGAGTGTGATGCTCTTCGTCCTGGCGGTTTCCGGCCGCGTGGCCACCACCTCGCCGAGTTGCCAGCTCAGTCGCCCCAGTAGCGTTCTTCTTTCCATGGGTCACCGTGATTGTTGTAGCCCAACGACTCCCAGAAACCGGGCTCATCCTCGTCGAGCAGACGCAGGCCGCGCACCCACTTGGCGCTCTTCCAAAAGTAGAGGTGGGGAACCAGTAAACGGGCCGGACCGCCATGCTCGGGCGCCAGCGGCTCTCCTTCATAGGTATCGACAATCCAAGCTTTCCCTCCCGTCACTTCTTCCAGCGGCAGATTGGTGGTATAGCCCCCGTCACAGAAGGCGATCACGTAATCGGCCGCCGTGGCGACCTGCGCGAGCAGGGTATCTAGGGAGACCCCTTCCCAGTGGGTATCGAACTTCGACCACTTGGTCACACAGTGAATGTCCCGGGTGATCGTCTCGCGGGGGAGCGTATGAAATTCATCCCAGCTCCAGCGTTTTGGCTGATCGACCTCCCCGACAATGGAGAAATCCCAGTTCGCGAGAGGCGTCTGCGGTGTCGGCCCTGCCGAAAGGACGGGAAAGTCCCGCTCAAGATATTGTCCCGGCGGGAGTCTTTCGCTGAGCTCACTCTTCCGGCGGCGACCGCGAAACCCGCGTGAGAAGAACTCTCCACTCATCTCTTCACCTCCTGTTCTTTCTCGCGTCCACTATAGGGGGCGGATCGTGAGCAAGCCGATGACCTTGAGAAGCTCGAAGACCGAGCCCGGCCTGCTGTACATCATCCCTTCTTCGTTGATCGGTCAACCAGTGCCGCTTCCGGAACGTTGATGTGATAGGGACGCAACGCAAATCGAATGCCAATCGTAAGTTATTGGAAATTATTAAGGGCGCAAATAATAACGTCGTGAGCCTTCGAGATTGATGATAACGATTCGTCAAAAAAGTATCAGAGTGTATCGTAAGCAGAGAAAACCCCGTCTGCCGATCAGGACAGATTACATCCATTCTGGAGCTTCAGTCTAGAAAGATTCAAAATCCGAATCCTTCTCCTTTAATCTTAATTCGACCAGTATTTCAGAAGAGAAAATCTAAGAGGTAGACATGTAGG encodes:
- a CDS encoding sulfite oxidase-like oxidoreductase, encoding MSGEFFSRGFRGRRRKSELSERLPPGQYLERDFPVLSAGPTPQTPLANWDFSIVGEVDQPKRWSWDEFHTLPRETITRDIHCVTKWSKFDTHWEGVSLDTLLAQVATAADYVIAFCDGGYTTNLPLEEVTGGKAWIVDTYEGEPLAPEHGGPARLLVPHLYFWKSAKWVRGLRLLDEDEPGFWESLGYNNHGDPWKEERYWGD